Proteins from a single region of Anticarsia gemmatalis isolate Benzon Research Colony breed Stoneville strain chromosome 30, ilAntGemm2 primary, whole genome shotgun sequence:
- the PAPLA1 gene encoding phosphatidic Acid Phospholipase A1 has product MSDKSFGDHAYRNIVKNPLLSTAVTGLSIEDLTHNAVLVPVAPNQGQITRSDQSGPHVQTLAHTEYEPTNYPSGDSNSNPIPSQTTIQHHHHNPDNYQSEHHDRKPEQPITTVSKALAKSEDDFDVNEYFARLQGSRYVSAPLHSHTDPNANLAETEENLEEINLNDDKIPEVQQSLTADIAQNFSQLPNVLPQVANAVFSSFSNMWNMKSREQTPDDRHTYPSNQQVLDNQYNLNQGGNQYQGNQGSTLHGFQDVPFESQARSEPFHGQSITMMSEEVKEVAPPPKEPPICGPSNFRLTTKKKYAQIPGLSTGESQPIAFNPVTQNIPSYFIPNTEHERKETKTTEEKSTENYNIFSPIGNQTMFDKPSDSKQIEESNTVIAPPPTFSLQRKEGSGKTVLPPSVARRIGSNHPVIKQQVLQTPMTDNIFVPTFDQGVPSDAPQMFAPDVNLAYNAKGQDVGFNLPPSASKSFGTSEETQSMIFTPEYSSSSSNVFAPPPTSIYHPGPPPTIANVGPTPPTGPNVGPTPPTSTNVGPNIFTPSTNVSIGPTPPTSANVGPNIFTPPSNIATGPSQASVANVGPSIFTPSDVTTRISQPNIANIGPSIFTPPSNITGPTQASTANIFNPPANVLSGPTPPTNASVGPSIFTPVNVELTQATATNVGPSIFTPPTNISAPQPSAANIGPNIFTPPSNIASGTSQTAASSVGPSIFTPGNVSTEPNQQTMASITPNIFTPASEPTQASVANVGPNIFTPPSGPTQANIAIVGPNIFIPPTELSQASIANVGPNIFTPGTVPAQPTIANVGPNIFTPATEPIQASIANVGPNIFTPATGPTQANIANVGPNIFTPPSEPTQANITNVGPNIFTPANVPSAPITNIGPTQTTASLFTPPALSNLQDIEPSKPLPQPPKSSGTNFRMTKKRPQYYSGPIEGFGSISNNIKPVIPSVESGTFQGALFTPEQHIEETVTKTPFDISQTDSKPFDITSPITQAFQNPAQDYNYSTAFDLSRPTTENYEQKEEIKPSGFGIIGSLKSKLSSIDINKIQNSVTTFFDPGYNQAKKEDAVPQENQPYTQYQTQSNFEIFVPNVEQNQAYGYNYQDTNYNQVSSDYPNQYNYQQSTAYANYDYQNYATNVFTDQSQISNEQENNNLYSQEVFDKPTQNITSKEAETTENTAKVPKIPSQIEDLQNPQPVPTTIGTTSIKDQFENNTNTQITPTVFDDKKPEINLPSEPIKSDIFKQEISKLDPQQSINQPQITEFTGFSTSIAETTPAFLPKADSKQMFDTSDSIGFYSGNLFETQSVTLPEKEGFSSNVPIFSKDIGKEIKQAVKDTDTKKDNLLESLTKGDVPILGVSSVPLFGLSTIIADKEDNDLNIPLYERTKSIEKLDTKASMSFFENIGPIDQVAKTGINLNPGISFFDRPQESKDGQIQSIFASDKTDCDTANVDVTIARKVSLIDNIGATGPKTIVLDSEIEKEIESLEEDVSELNICETCREVNKVDDKEDIEDLTTQLIENITSPIQLANPVEVPLTVDDNTERVEFDVNQFVEISHITEETIETIQVQSATELLEDDDIKLKNYGWSTGENYATNPIKHHEYDYKVDPNTIGFFGDSLYSENVPANASDELKAEFKHQDLLPRQMSIPSAPPAEEDSKSDEAGVLDVHSIEQDAKEDFPIYEEFVIEPSETDDDKIEYKEREKSEESELDSFTNRVEKFKKMEEVEVPKYFELPSQQITMASYFDTGNFAADTHYRNTMNSPSRISIPPGFEEEFKKRMALAKAKENSRNVPDTSTQTQSTVSITYSSGQNTFSTAHSIMPVGFNVEDNVTKLVEESGDKSPKMSSAFAPNRPKVTEEFGLDDDNMKTSIGFKPSVIPPLFDTKEIIQTSEIFGTGVNMPEIASEFGLPSKMPAAPSIFGATGMTQDSNVFGPPGIIMLEPSNIYKDDKKLESAIFGSRDMKMTETINVFDSPDIKLQDPLSLFPKQDVKLPEPSIFSEAKLPPIPNVFDNDPVEKPIDLFARKASLPESSKVIGAEVKPPPFSSIFGADTTKMQDPANLYGTKEIQLPEATKMFDAGVKPPLVSNIFGSKTQESANVFATKDDKEPSMFGSIVTPDNANISFQTRELTSQTKDSMAEASTLFGAAKPDIGSQQTKMADTASIFGPKETKPSQSTEKPIPPDPKLPDPLNFFADSTPAPAENFSRLASYFNTPPKTEQAKSFFELSQSQNHYRHPINEEYRDLIKDLTSVQNFAVPTDQTIRHVNYFTVEYDVVSPEFNKGDSSKDVLVETDKDLDSLNNCRFCTSLIYGKRYKVRAAMNDNSPAGNSVPAMENNGNNTRNSVTVNFDGIAISEETNQGVAAMTESRSTPEYTPVKHHWFYRVDVEDKSIWRGFSVADSRALENAYLSSDLSEATLVATDGGRFDVNVVGRLRIPVYWSDKPTNVRRCSWFYKGTTDPRYVPYTESVADKLEEEYRHGMTTGEWHRRLLLPNGEVVVMHGPSVMVHFLHSDAFSTPPQSSSRPRVVRRGHDESEIEDTEPSSIDHLLLLCHGVGSACDMRFRSVEEVVEDFRATSLQLIQSHYRNSYDQGIVSRVEVLPISWHATLHSGETGVDRRLAQITLDSIPRLRSFTNDTVLDVLFYTSPVFCQTIINTVCQELNRIYKLFVDRNPDFKGGVSLGGHSLGSVILYDLLCHQSAEDERRDVHDKNYVAGPAGTGQPTVHYPSLQFQPDALYALGSPIAIFECIRGVESLGCEFSLPTCKNFFNIFHPYDPIAYRIEPLINSRLRDLKPYLIPHHKGRKRMHLELKDTMARVGADLKQKVIESLRSTWNKWKSQPTDGTLERVVEEEMEKEQLCDDKEDLAKERELATPENLGHLNNGRRVDYVLQEAPLEMINEYLFAMSSHVGYWESEDTMLLMLREIYSALGVQPDSTVPQQSMSVQRTRRQDNLLTHSDHPSTSGSAP; this is encoded by the exons ATCAATCCGGGCCCCACGTACAGACCCTGGCGCACACCGAATATGAACCGACAAATTACCCCTCAGGCGACTCCAATTCCAATCCTATTCCTTCTCAAACGACCATACAGCATCACCACCATAACCCAGACAACTATCAAAGCGAACACCATGACAGGAAACCTGAACAACCCATAACAACCGTGTCAAAAGCTTTAGCGAAATCAGAAGACGACTTCGACGTGAACGAATACTTCGCAAGATTGCAAGGCTCTCGATATGTCAGCGCTCCTTTGCATAGCCATACAGACCCGAATGCTAATTTAGCGGAAACAGAAGAAAATTTAGAAGAAATTAACTTGAACGATGATAAAATACCTGAGGTTCAGCAGAGTTTGACGGCAGATATTGCGCAGAATTTCTCTCAGTTGCCTAATGTTCTGCCTCAGGTGGCCAACGCGGTCTTTAGCTCGTTCTCAAACATGTGGAATATGAAAAGCCGAGAACAGACACCTGATGACAGACATACATACCCTAGCAACCAACAGGTTTTAGATAACCAGTATAACTTGAACCAAGGTGGTAACCAGTATCAAGGGAATCAGGGGTCCACGTTGCATGGTTTCCAAGATGTGCCGTTTGAAAGTCAAGCTAGGTCGGAGCCGTTTCATGGTCAGAGTATAACGATGATGAGTGAGGAAGTGAAGGAAGTGGCTCCGCCGCCGAAGGAACCTCCGATTTGTG GTCCATCAAACTTCAGACTAACGACTAAGAAGAAATACGCCCAAATACCAGGTCTTTCAACCGGAGAATCACAGCCGATCGCATTTAACCCTGTTACTCAGAACATACCATCTTATTTCATTCCTAATACAGAACATGAAcgaaaagaaacaaaaactactgaagAGAAAAGtacagaaaattataatatatttagtccTATAGGAAACCAGACAATGTTTGATAAACCTTCAGATAGTAAACAAATTGAAGAATCGAATACAGTGATTGCCCCACCTCCGACCTTTTCTTTGCAACGAAAAGAAGGTTCTGGAAAGACGGTGTTACCTCCTTCTGTGGCTAGAAGAATAGGTTCCAATCATCCGGTTATTAAACAACAAGTACTACAGACACCGATGACTGATAATATATTTGTGCCAACGTTTGATCAAGGTGTGCCGTCTGATGCGCCACAAATGTTTGCCCCTGATGTGAATCTTGCATATAATGCTAAGGGCCAAGATGTTGGGTTTAATTTGCCACCAAGTGCTTCTAAGTCTTTTGGAACCTCTGAAGAGACACAGTCTATGATATTTACTCCTGAATATTCTTCATCAAGTTCTAATGTGTTTGCACCACCGCCAACGTCTATTTATCATCCAGGTCCACCCCCAACTATTGCAAATGTTGGGCCGACTCCACCTACTGGCCCAAATGTTGGACCAACTCCACCAACAAGCACAAATGTTGGACCAAACATTTTCACCCCTTCTACAAATGTTTCCATAGGACCGACTCCACCAACAAGCGCAAATGTTGGACCAAACATTTTCACCCCGCCTTCTAATATTGCAACAGGACCAAGTCAAGCAAGTGTAGCCAATGTTGGACCAAGTATATTTACTCCTTCAGATGTTACTACAAGAATAAGTCAACCAAACATCGCCAATATTGGACCAAGTATTTTTACACCGCCTTCTAATATAACAGGACCAACTCAAGCTAGTACCGCAAATATTTTCAATCCACCTGCAAATGTACTTTCAGGACCAACTCCACCAACTAACGCCAGCGTTGGCCCAAGTATTTTCACTCCAGTGAACGTTGAACTAACTCAAGCCACTGCTACAAATGTTGGTCCGAGTATTTTCACTCCACCTACAAATATTAGTGCACCACAACCGAGTGCCGCCAATATTGGCCCAAATATATTCACTCCGCCGTCAAATATAGCTTCAGGAACAAGCCAAACGGCTGCCTCAAGTGTAGGTCCAAGTATTTTCACTCCAGGAAATGTATCTACTGAACCAAATCAACAAACTATGGCCAGTATTACTCCAAATATATTCACACCTGCAAGCGAACCAACTCAAGCATCTGTCGCCAATGTTGGACCAAACATATTTACACCACCAAGTGGACCAACTCAAGCAAACATCGCAATTGTTGGACCAAATATATTCATTCCTCCAACTGAACTTTCTCAAGCTTCAATCGCCAATGTTGGGCCTAACATATTTACTCCTGGAACTGTACCAGCACAACCAACTATCGCTAATGTTGGGCCCAACATATTTACTCCTGCAACTGAACCAATTCAAGCATCAATCGCCAATGTTGGGCCAAACATATTTACTCCTGCAACTGGACCAACCCAAGCAAACATCGCCAATGTTGGACCAAACATATTTACTCCTCCAAGCGAACCAACTCAAGCAAACATCACCAATGTTGGGCCAAACATTTTCACACCTGCAAACGTACCATCAGCACCAATAACAAATATTGGCCCCACGCAAACTACAGCATCATTATTCACACCACCAGCTCTTTCGAACCTTCAAGATATTGAACCTTCGAAGCCATTACCACAACCACCAAAATCATCCGGGACCAACTTCCGTATGACGAAAAAACGGCCACAGTACTACTCCGGACCAATCGAAGGTTTCGGTTCAATAAGTAATAACATCAAACCGGTTATACCTTCAGTGGAATCTGGTACTTTCCAAGGAGCACTTTTCACCCCTGAACAACATATTGAAGAAACGGTAACGAAAACGCCATTTGATATAAGTCAGACTGATTCAAAACCTTTTGATATAACCAGTCCTATAACACAGGCTTTTCAAAACCCAGCTCAAGATTACAACTACAGTACGGCTTTTGATCTAAGCCGACCGACTACtgaaaattatgaacaaaaagaagaaataaaaccTTCAGGTTTTGGTATTATTGGttcattaaaatctaaattaagtAGCATTGATATCAATAAGATTCAAAATAGCGTGACGACTTTCTTCGATCCGGGTTATAATCAAGCGAAGAAAGAAGACGCAGTGCCACAGGAAAATCAACCTTATACACAATATCAGACGcaaagtaattttgaaatttttgtacCTAATGTTGAACAAAACCAGGCGTATGGATATAACTATCAAGATACGAATTATAATCAAGTTTCTTCAGATTATcctaatcaatataattatcaacAAAGTACTGCATACGCTAATTATGACTATCAAAATTACGCAACTAATGTCTTTACCGATCAGTCGCAAATTTCAAATGAacaagaaaacaataatttatattcccAAGAAGTTTTTGATAAACCTACTCAAAATATAACATCTAAAGAAGCAGAAACTACTGAAAATACTGCGAAAGTACCTAAAATACCGAGTCAAATTGAAGATTTACAGAATCCACAACCAGTCCCAACTACTATAGGAACGACTTCAATCAAAGATCAATTTGAAAACAATACTAATACTCAAATTACACCGACTGTTTTTGATGACAAAAAACCTGAAATAAATCTACCAAGTGAACCaataaaaagtgatatttttaaacaagaaaTATCAAAATTAGATCCTCAACAATCTATCAATCAACCACAAATTACAGAATTTACCGGATTTAGTACTTCAATTGCTGAAACAACACCGGCTTTTTTACCTAAGGCCGATTCTAAGCAAATGTTTGATACAAGCGATTCGATTGGATTTTATTCGGGAAATCTGTTTGAAACGCAATCAGTTACTCTGCCTGAGAAAGAAGGCTTTTCATCAAATGTGCCTATATTTTCTAAAGATATCGGTAAAGAAATAAAGCAAGCGGTAAAAGATACAGATACAAAGAAAGATAATTTACTAGAATCTTTGACTAAAGGAGACGTTCCTATACTTGGTGTATCGTCAGTACCATTATTTGGACTATCAACTATAATAGCTGATAAAGAAgataatgatttaaatatacctttatacgAAAGAACGAAAAGTATTGAAAAGTTAGATACTAAAGCCAGTATGAGTTTCTTTGAAAACATCGGTCCTATAGACCAAGTGGCTAAAACGGGTATAAATTTAAACCCAGGTATAAGTTTTTTTGACAGACCGCAAGAGTCAAAAGACGGTCaaattcaaagtatttttgCGAGTGATAAAACCGATTGTGATACGGCAAATGTCGATGTAACGATAGCTAGAAAAGTGAGTTTAATTGATAATATTGGTGCTACTGGACCTAAAACTATAGTATTAGATAGTGAAATCGAAAAAGAAATTGAAAGTTTGGAAGAAGATGTTTCCGAATTGAATATTTGTGAGACTTGTCGAGAGGTTAACAAAGTAGATGATAAAGAAGACATAGAAGACCTTACAACACAGTTAATTGAGAATATAACATCGCCTATACAACTAGCGAACCCAGTAGAAGTCCCTTTAACCGTCGATGACAACACAGAACGAGTGGAATTCGATGTGAATCAATTTGTTGAAATTTCACATATTACGGAAGAAACGATTGAAACTATTCAAGTGCAGTCAGCAACAGAGCTTTTAGAAGACgatgatattaaattaaagaacTACGGATGGTCTACGGGAGAAAATTATGCTACGAATCCTATCAAACATCATGAGTATGATTATAAAGTTGATCCGAATACTATAGGATTCTTTGGAGACAGTCTTTACAGTGAAAATGTACCGGCGAATGCAAGTGATGAGCTGAAAGCTGAATTTAAACATCAAGACTTACTTCCTAGGCAGATGAGTATACCATCAGCTCCACCAGCTGAAGAAGACTCCAAATCTGATGAAGCAGGGGTCCTAGATGTCCATTCTATTGAACAAGACGCGAAGGAAGACTTTCCAATTTACGAAGAGTTTGTCATAGAACCTTCTGAAACTGATGACGATAAAATAGAGTATAAAGAACGAGAGAAGTCAGAAGAGAGTGAGTTAGACTCTTTCACTAATAGAGTAGAGAAATTCAAGAAAATGGAAGAAGTAGAAGTTCCGAAGTATTTTGAATTGCCGAGTCAACAGATTACTATGGCTTCTTACTTTGATACGGGGAATTTTGCAGCTGACACTCACTATAGGAATACGATGAATTCTCCCAGTCGTATTAGTATACCTCCAGGGTTTGAAGAAGAGTTTAAGAAAAGAATGGCTTTGGCCAAAGCTAAAGAAAACAGTAGAAATGTCCCTGATACTTCCACTCAGACGCAATCGACTGTCTCAATAACTTACAGTTCTGGACAAAACACTTTTAGCACAGCGCATAGTATAATGCCAGTAGGATTTAACGTCGAagataatgttacaaaattggTTGAAGAGAGCGGTGATAAGTCACCTAAAATGTCTTCAGCTTTTGCGCCGAATCGACCCAAAGTGACGGAAGAATTTGGCTTAGATGATGATAATATGAAGACTAGTATTGGGTTTAAACCATCAGTTATTCCACCGCTTTTTGATACAAAGGAAATTATACAAACGTCTGAAATATTTGGTACGGGAGTTAATATGCCAGAAATAGCGTCCGAATTTGGTCTACCATCAAAAATGCCAGCTGCACCATCTATTTTCGGAGCTACAGGGATGACACAAGATTCCAATGTATTTGGCCCTCCAGGAATCATAATGTTAGAGCCTTCAAATATCTACAAGGACGATAAGAAACTAGAATCAGCAATTTTTGGCTCTAGAGACATGAAAATGACAGAAACAATTAACGTTTTTGACTCTCCAGATATCAAATTGCAAGATCCTTTAAGCTTATTTCCCAAACAAGATGTTAAATTGCCCGAACCGTCTATATTTAGTGAGGCTAAATTGCCACCGATACCGAACGTTTTTGACAATGATCCTGTTGAAAAACCAATCGATTTATTTGCTAGAAAAGCATCATTACCAGAATCTTCAAAAGTCATTGGAGCTGAAGTGAAACCACCGCCTTTTTCTAGTATTTTTGGCGCTGATACTACCAAAATGCAAGATCCGGCTAATTTATACGGCACTAAAGAAATTCAACTACCTGAAGCAACGAAAATGTTTGATGCAGGAGTTAAACCACCTctagtttctaatatttttggTTCCAAAACGCAAGAATCTGCAAATGTTTTTGCTACAAAAGATGACAAAGAACCATCAATGTTTGGTTCTATTGTGACACCAGACAATGCAAATATAAGTTTCCAAACACGAGAATTAACAAGTCAAACTAAGGACTCCATGGCAGAAGCATCTACACTATTCGGAGCTGCAAAACCAGACATTGGTTCTCAACAAACTAAAATGGCTGACACAGCATCTATATTTGGACCTAAAGAAACCAAACCATCACAATCCACTGAAAAACCTATCCCACCTGACCCCAAACTCCCAGATCCTTTAAATTTCTTCGCTGATTCCACACCCGCGCCTGCTGAAAACTTCAGCCGTCTAGCCAGTTATTTCAACACCCCCCCAAAAACGGAACAAGCGAAATCTTTTTTTGAGTTAAGCCAAAGTCAAAACCACTACAGACATCCTATTAATGAAGAATACCGCGATTTGATTAAAGATTTAACATCGGTGCAAAATTTTGCGGTACCTACAGACCAGACGATACGGCATGTGAATTATTTCACCGTGGAATATGATGTGGTTTCTCCAGAATTTAACAAAGGCGATAGTTCTAAAGATGTATTAGTTGAGACAGATAAAGATTTAGATTCTTTAAACAATTGTCGTTTTTGCACGAGTCTTATTTATGGTAAACGGTATAAGGTTAGGGCAGCCATGAATGATAATAGTCCGGCAGGGAACAGTGTACCGGCGATGGAGAACAATGGAAATAATACGAGAAATTCTGTGACTGTGAATTTCGATGGAATCGCCATTAGTGAGGAGACTAACCAAGGCGTCGCTGCTATGACTGAG AGTCGCTCTACGCCCGAGTATACGCCAGTCAAACATCATTGGTTCTACCGGGTCGATGTCGAAGATAAATCTATATGGCGGGGCTTCTCCGTCGCAGACTCTAGAGCTTTGGAAAACGCCTATTTAAGCT CGGATCTAAGTGAAGCGACCCTCGTAGCGACGGATGGTGGTCGTTTCGATGTCAACGTGGTCGGTAGATTACGCATACCTGTGTACTGGAGCGATAAGCCTACTAATGTTAGAAG ATGTAGCTGGTTTTACAAAGGCACTACGGACCCCAGATATGTACCTTATACGGAATCCGTTGCTGACAAACTCGAA GAGGAATATCGTCACGGCATGACAACGGGCGAGTGGCACAGACGGCTGCTGTTACCCAACGGTGAAGTAGTCGTGATGCATGGACCTAGTGTGATGGTCCACTTTCTACATAGCGACGCGTTCAGCACCCCACCG CAATCCAGTTCACGTCCGCGCGTCGTCCGGAGAGGTCACGACGAGTCCGAGATTGAAGACACAGAGCCATCTAGTATAGATCATCTGCTGCTACTGTGTCATGGCGTCGGTTCCGCCTGTGATATGCGCTTCCGCTCTGTTGAAGAAGTTG TGGAAGACTTCAGAGCGACAAGTCTTCAGCTAATCCAGTCACATTACAGGAATTCATACGACCAGGGCATCGTGAGCAGAGTCGAG GTACTGCCAATATCCTGGCACGCGACCCTCCACTCCGGCGAGACGGGAGTAGACCGTCGTCTCGCGCAGATCACTCTCGACAGCATCCCACGTCTACGCAGCTTCACCAATGATACTGTGCTTGATGTACTGTTCTATACCAGTCCGGTCTTCTGTCAG ACAATCATCAACACGGTGTGCCAGGAACTGAACCGTATATACAAGTTGTTCGTGGATCGTAACCCGGACTTCAAGGGCGGCGTGTCGCTCGGCGGTCACTCGCTGGGCAGTGTTATACTGTACGATCTGCTGTGCCATCAGAGCGCTGAG GATGAACGCCGGGACGTCCACGACAAGAACTACGTAGCAGGTCCGGCGGGCACCGGTCAACCGACGGTCCACTATCCAAGCTTGCAGTTCCAGCCAGATGCCCTGTACGCACTCGGCAGTCCCATCG CTATTTTCGAATGCATCCGCGGCGTAGAGTCTCTGGGCTGTGAATTTTCTCTGCCAACTTGCAAGAATTTCTTCAATATATTCCACCCATACGATCCTATTGCTTACAG aatCGAACCATTGATTAACTCACGACTACGCGATTTGAAACCATATTTGATTCCACATCATAAGGGAAGGAAAAGAATGCACTTGG aATTAAAAGACACCATGGCTCGGGTGGGAGCTGACTTGAAGCAAAAAGTGATTGAATCTTTACGAAGCACCTGGAATAAATGGAAGTCACAACCCACTGACGGCACATTGGAGAGA gTGGTAGAAGAAGAAATGGAAAAAGAACAGTTATGTGACGATAAAGAAGATTTAGCTAAAGAACGAGAATTG GCGACGCCCGAAAACCTCGGTCACTTGAACAACGGTCGTCGCGTCGACTATGTGCTACAAGAAGCGCCGCTAGAGATGATCAACGAGTATCTGTTCGCTATGAGCAGTCATGTCGGTTACTG GGAGTCGGAAGACACGATGCTGCTGATGCTGCGCGAGATCTACTCTGCACTGGGAGTGCAGCCTGACTCCACCGTGCCTCAACAGAGTATGAGTGTACAGAGGACTAGGAGACAG GATAACCTACTTACACATTCAg ATCACCCATCTACTAGCGGCTCTGCCCCTTGA